The Oxalobacteraceae bacterium OTU3CINTB1 genome includes a window with the following:
- a CDS encoding DUF3016 domain-containing protein — MSKFIRNVGTVAVFLLASASASAAATVTYINPEKMTDVPRFASDRESMEMIFRDHLNQLASQLPEGQQLKVEFIDIDLAGDVFPRVPVRDIRVMKGQADWPRMHLRFSIEQDGKVLRSGDRELSDPNYLMGSRSYNQDLYGHDKQMLDDWFRKEIMPAR; from the coding sequence ATGAGTAAGTTCATCCGTAACGTCGGAACGGTTGCCGTGTTTCTGCTGGCCAGCGCCAGCGCATCGGCGGCGGCGACGGTCACCTATATCAATCCCGAAAAAATGACCGATGTGCCGCGCTTCGCTTCCGACCGCGAATCGATGGAAATGATTTTCCGCGATCACCTCAATCAGCTGGCGTCCCAGCTGCCGGAAGGCCAGCAACTGAAGGTCGAATTCATCGATATCGATCTGGCCGGCGATGTTTTTCCGAGGGTGCCGGTGCGGGATATCCGCGTGATGAAGGGCCAGGCGGACTGGCCGAGGATGCATCTGCGCTTCAGCATCGAACAGGACGGCAAAGTGCTGCGCAGCGGCGACCGCGAATTGTCCGATCCGAACTATTTGATGGGGTCACGCAGCTATAACCAGGACCTGTACGGGCACGATAAACAGATGCTCGATGACTGGTTCAGGAAAGAAATCATGCCGGCGCGTTAA
- a CDS encoding LysE family transporter, with amino-acid sequence MNLPSLSQLAPHGTTLMALTIAAVLLTPGPTNTLLFLAGSRDGFRRSLRLIAAEWGGYMISISIWCAFLALAAAVAPWAPTVARACAATYIAYSAVKLWRTAPQAGAAGSAAIGPRELFFVTLLNPKAFFFATVVFPPLSDGAAALSQAYLLFISLLLPIAALWIAMGSAVLAYPSATPRQPLVHRIAAGVLLAFSGSMFVSLLASAR; translated from the coding sequence ATGAATTTGCCTTCCCTGTCGCAACTAGCGCCACACGGCACCACCCTGATGGCGCTGACCATCGCCGCCGTATTGCTGACGCCGGGTCCCACCAACACGCTGCTGTTCCTGGCGGGAAGCCGCGATGGCTTCCGGCGCTCGCTGCGACTGATCGCTGCGGAGTGGGGCGGCTACATGATCTCCATCAGCATCTGGTGCGCCTTCCTGGCGCTGGCCGCCGCCGTCGCGCCTTGGGCGCCCACCGTGGCGCGCGCCTGCGCTGCGACCTACATCGCGTACTCGGCGGTCAAATTGTGGCGCACCGCGCCCCAGGCCGGCGCCGCCGGCAGCGCCGCCATCGGTCCGCGCGAGCTGTTCTTCGTGACCTTGCTGAATCCGAAGGCGTTCTTCTTCGCCACCGTGGTGTTTCCTCCGCTGTCGGATGGCGCCGCCGCGCTGTCGCAGGCTTACTTGCTGTTCATTAGCCTGTTGCTGCCGATCGCCGCGCTGTGGATCGCGATGGGCTCGGCGGTGCTGGCCTACCCGAGCGCGACGCCGCGTCAGCCGCTCGTGCACCGCATCGCGGCTGGCGTACTGCTGGCGTTTTCGGGATCGATGTTCGTTTCGCTGCTGGCGTCCGCTCGCTGA
- a CDS encoding Gfo/Idh/MocA family oxidoreductase: protein MIDLDRRSLVLAAGGALAAATVGAPVWAATPERKLGYAIVGLGGYGLGIIIPQFKNCQHSKLVALVSGDPAKAKRVAAEYGVPESGIYDYKSYDKLKDNPEVDVIYICLPVFMHKEYTVRGAAAGKHILCEKPMALSAVECEEMIAACKKAGKKLMIGYRSHFEPYNLEAIRRARAGEIGKLRYFRSEHGFTAGGTSSWRLKKALSGGGSLMDIGIYALQAARYMTGEEPIAVYAKETTDRSDPRFREVEDMIEFQLEFPSGVIGSCMSMYSANQNHILLMGDKGRIELEPGTAYSGHRMWVGNGRSNEITPPPGPGKTQWAGQLDHMSTCVIDNREPIVPGEEGLRDMRIIEAIYKSAREQKRIVL, encoded by the coding sequence ATGATAGATCTGGATCGGCGCAGTCTGGTTCTGGCCGCTGGCGGTGCATTGGCGGCAGCGACGGTTGGCGCTCCGGTGTGGGCCGCGACGCCCGAGCGCAAACTCGGTTATGCGATTGTCGGCCTGGGCGGTTACGGCCTCGGCATCATCATTCCGCAGTTCAAAAACTGCCAGCACAGCAAGCTCGTCGCGCTGGTCAGCGGCGATCCCGCCAAGGCCAAGCGCGTGGCGGCCGAGTACGGCGTGCCGGAGTCCGGCATCTACGATTACAAGAGCTACGACAAGCTCAAGGACAATCCTGAGGTCGATGTCATCTACATCTGCCTGCCTGTTTTCATGCACAAGGAATACACGGTCCGTGGCGCCGCCGCCGGCAAGCACATCCTGTGCGAGAAGCCGATGGCCTTGTCCGCCGTCGAGTGCGAGGAGATGATCGCGGCCTGCAAAAAAGCCGGCAAGAAATTGATGATCGGCTACCGCAGTCACTTCGAGCCGTACAACCTGGAGGCGATACGCCGGGCGCGCGCGGGCGAGATCGGCAAGCTGCGCTATTTCCGTTCGGAGCACGGGTTCACGGCGGGCGGCACGTCGTCGTGGCGCTTGAAGAAAGCGCTGTCGGGCGGCGGTTCGCTGATGGATATCGGTATCTATGCGCTGCAGGCGGCGCGCTACATGACGGGCGAGGAGCCCATCGCCGTGTACGCCAAGGAGACCACGGACCGCTCGGATCCGCGCTTCCGCGAGGTCGAGGACATGATCGAGTTCCAGCTGGAGTTTCCTTCCGGCGTGATTGGTTCATGCATGTCGATGTACAGCGCGAATCAAAACCACATTTTGCTGATGGGCGACAAGGGCCGCATCGAGCTGGAGCCCGGCACCGCTTACAGCGGCCATCGCATGTGGGTGGGCAATGGCCGCAGCAACGAGATCACGCCGCCGCCGGGACCGGGCAAGACACAGTGGGCGGGCCAGCTCGACCATATGTCGACCTGCGTGATCGACAACCGCGAGCCGATCGTGCCCGGCGAGGAAGGGTTGCGCGACATGCGCATCATCGAAGCGATCTACAAGTCGGCCCGCGAGCAAAAGCGCATCGTGCTGTAA
- a CDS encoding tryptophan 7-halogenase — protein sequence MTDRRLKKIVIVGGGTAGWMAAAPLAQRLGKDCQIVLIESPDIATVGVGEATLPTIRYFNASLGLDHAEFLRKTQASFKLGIEFKDWGYIGNRFFHGFGDFGPKIQGRSPHMHWLHLARVDPNIPSYENWSISTVMARNHRFAPANPDDPYSYGFHFDAALYAIHLREYAIERGVTRIEATIDDVELRPEDGFIAAVKLKDGRRIDGDFFIDCSGFRGLLIEGALKAGYDDWSDQLPCNSALAMLCAKAEKLEPFTTATAKAAGWQWRIPLQHRTGNGHVYSNAFTTDEEAARVLIDGLDGAPLDEPRQLRFVTGRRRKSWIKNCVALGLAAGFIEPLESTSINLIENAVGKLIECFPDRDFLPESTAEFNRYMAYRYESVRDFIIMHYKLTQRTDTEFWRYCANMPIPDSVRHQIELFRETGRVVIYDQDGFGDPSFISMLLGLGVVPKVDDPFVAAIDRDALQAHMAGVRADIIKKVSTMPYVGDYLARAVAQ from the coding sequence ATGACGGACCGCAGGTTGAAGAAGATAGTGATCGTTGGCGGCGGCACCGCCGGTTGGATGGCGGCGGCGCCGCTGGCCCAGCGGCTGGGCAAGGATTGCCAGATTGTGCTGATCGAGTCGCCCGACATCGCTACCGTCGGCGTCGGCGAGGCGACCTTGCCGACCATCCGCTATTTCAACGCCTCGCTGGGGCTGGACCACGCCGAATTCCTGCGCAAAACCCAGGCCTCGTTCAAGCTGGGCATCGAATTCAAGGATTGGGGCTATATCGGCAACCGTTTCTTCCACGGCTTCGGTGACTTCGGGCCGAAGATACAAGGCCGCTCGCCGCACATGCACTGGCTGCATCTGGCGCGCGTCGACCCCAATATTCCATCGTACGAGAACTGGTCGATATCGACGGTGATGGCGCGCAACCATCGCTTTGCGCCCGCCAACCCCGACGATCCGTATTCCTACGGCTTCCACTTCGACGCCGCGCTCTACGCGATCCATCTGCGCGAGTACGCCATCGAGCGCGGCGTGACGCGCATCGAAGCGACCATCGACGATGTCGAGCTGCGCCCGGAAGACGGCTTTATCGCCGCCGTGAAGTTGAAGGACGGCCGGCGCATCGATGGCGATTTCTTCATCGATTGCTCGGGCTTCCGCGGTTTGCTGATCGAGGGCGCACTCAAGGCCGGCTACGACGACTGGAGCGACCAGCTGCCGTGCAACAGCGCGCTGGCGATGTTGTGCGCCAAGGCCGAGAAGCTGGAACCGTTCACCACCGCCACCGCCAAGGCGGCCGGCTGGCAATGGCGCATTCCGCTGCAGCACCGCACCGGCAACGGCCACGTCTACAGCAACGCCTTCACCACCGACGAGGAGGCGGCCCGCGTGCTGATCGACGGCCTCGACGGCGCGCCGCTCGACGAGCCACGGCAACTGCGTTTCGTCACCGGCCGCCGCCGCAAATCGTGGATCAAGAACTGCGTGGCCCTCGGCTTGGCGGCCGGCTTCATCGAGCCGCTGGAATCGACCAGCATCAACCTGATCGAGAACGCGGTGGGCAAGTTGATCGAGTGTTTCCCGGATCGCGATTTCCTGCCTGAATCTACCGCCGAGTTCAACCGCTACATGGCGTACCGCTACGAGTCCGTGCGCGACTTCATCATCATGCATTACAAGCTGACCCAGCGCACCGACACCGAGTTCTGGCGTTACTGCGCCAACATGCCGATCCCGGACAGCGTGCGGCACCAGATCGAGCTGTTCCGCGAAACGGGCAGGGTGGTCATCTACGACCAGGACGGTTTCGGCGATCCGTCGTTCATCTCGATGCTGCTGGGGCTGGGCGTGGTGCCGAAGGTCGACGATCCGTTTGTCGCCGCCATCGACAGGGATGCTTTGCAAGCCCACATGGCTGGCGTGCGCGCGGACATCATTAAAAAGGTGTCCACCATGCCCTACGTCGGCGATTACCTCGCGCGCGCCGTCGCCCAGTAA
- a CDS encoding helix-turn-helix domain-containing GNAT family N-acetyltransferase — MDQQMQQQAEVVRQFNRFYTVHLGLLRGRYLDTDYSLSESRMMYELSHCPGCTANHLRTKLGLDAGYMSRMVRSLTERGLIEGVRSAQDKRATLLSLTANGQAAIADINRRVSSETVRMLDQLGETQRAELLAAMSKVREILAPPSIHLVRATAAQLNDARHLLYEYFDVIGVVLRDDDHAIRAFLDDASSAMWIAYVDGDPAGCVAMRPLPGVDTGGAEGGAVECKRLYVADRYRRRGLSQALMRALEEHAAQAGHSAVYLDTKDDLHAAIKLYDQLGYERCERYNDNPQATIFMRKRLG, encoded by the coding sequence ATGGATCAGCAAATGCAGCAACAGGCCGAAGTGGTGCGGCAATTCAACCGTTTTTACACCGTGCATCTGGGATTGCTGCGCGGGCGCTACCTCGACACCGACTACTCGCTCAGCGAAAGCCGGATGATGTACGAGCTCTCGCACTGTCCGGGCTGCACCGCCAACCATCTGCGCACCAAGCTCGGGCTGGACGCCGGCTACATGAGCCGCATGGTGCGCTCGTTGACCGAGCGCGGGCTGATCGAGGGCGTGCGGTCGGCGCAGGATAAGCGCGCCACCTTGCTGAGCCTGACCGCCAACGGCCAGGCCGCGATCGCCGACATCAATCGGCGCGTCTCGTCGGAAACGGTGCGCATGCTCGACCAGTTGGGCGAAACGCAGCGCGCGGAGTTGCTGGCGGCAATGAGCAAGGTGCGGGAAATCCTGGCGCCGCCGTCCATCCACCTTGTGCGCGCCACGGCCGCGCAGCTGAACGACGCGCGCCACTTGCTGTACGAATATTTCGACGTCATCGGCGTGGTGTTGCGCGACGACGACCACGCCATCCGCGCCTTCCTCGACGATGCCAGCTCGGCGATGTGGATCGCGTACGTGGACGGCGACCCGGCCGGCTGCGTGGCGATGCGGCCGCTGCCCGGTGTCGACACCGGCGGTGCCGAGGGCGGCGCGGTCGAGTGCAAGCGCCTGTATGTGGCCGACCGCTACCGCCGGCGCGGCCTGTCGCAGGCGCTGATGCGGGCGCTGGAAGAGCACGCCGCGCAGGCAGGCCACAGCGCCGTGTATCTGGACACCAAGGACGACCTGCACGCGGCGATCAAGCTGTACGACCAGCTGGGCTACGAGCGCTGCGAACGCTACAACGACAATCCGCAGGCGACCATTTTCATGCGCAAGCGGCTGGGCTGA
- a CDS encoding DUF5710 domain-containing protein produces MMFLKVPFAEKDEAKALGARWNGERKSWYVPDGKPTEAFERWLPPGGADFVPAKAAAAPKAKPASVDSYVGKSVIGKLYQELPHDCNPFEVCPVCAPALATSGWQAAHEDVARLLVGLRG; encoded by the coding sequence ATGATGTTTCTTAAAGTGCCGTTTGCGGAAAAAGACGAGGCCAAGGCGCTGGGCGCCCGTTGGAACGGCGAACGCAAATCGTGGTACGTGCCGGACGGTAAGCCGACCGAGGCGTTCGAACGCTGGTTGCCGCCCGGCGGCGCCGATTTCGTGCCGGCCAAGGCCGCGGCCGCGCCGAAGGCCAAGCCGGCCTCGGTCGACTCCTATGTCGGCAAATCGGTGATCGGCAAGCTGTACCAGGAATTGCCGCACGACTGCAATCCGTTCGAGGTGTGCCCGGTCTGCGCGCCCGCGCTGGCCACGTCCGGCTGGCAGGCGGCGCACGAGGACGTGGCCAGGTTGCTGGTCGGCCTGCGGGGCTGA
- a CDS encoding histone methylation protein DOT1-like protein — protein MRLTHLKPPMNSHTMPPVFRTEDGPVTPVASFKQPADIFEALFQSIQGGEKHVRPLLDLVPDSHFLGFIEVGYALRACLEDISRRDYLLQRLRPHLDVLIGTLPASIQPHGMLPKQPAPPGFRDLQQIGDDEIRAWLIEDGGLIYGEFARYELDNLFDAIAPSIRPGGVMVDLGSGLGKVVMSAALAFPFERCIGVECMGYRHRMALQRLHNLLVLAERGVAHLPTPLTPYAPLTLPFGDAATGSHLLELASRIAFVESDMFKVDVRGASLVFLYSTCFGPLMDALADKLARELQEGALVTTTTYALKHPAFTLLHYFPAGTVAWTNVMLYKRTGTLESLPPADITHPHQPDPAEWEARARQDLEAMDARARSA, from the coding sequence ATGAGACTCACCCACCTGAAGCCGCCGATGAACAGTCATACGATGCCGCCAGTTTTTCGCACCGAAGACGGTCCGGTCACACCCGTCGCCAGCTTCAAGCAACCCGCCGATATCTTTGAAGCGCTGTTTCAAAGCATACAAGGCGGCGAAAAGCATGTCCGGCCACTGCTGGACCTGGTGCCCGATTCCCACTTTCTCGGCTTCATCGAGGTTGGCTACGCGCTGCGCGCCTGCCTGGAAGACATATCCCGCCGCGACTACCTGCTACAGCGCCTGCGCCCGCATCTGGACGTGCTGATCGGCACTTTGCCGGCGAGCATACAGCCGCACGGCATGCTGCCCAAACAACCGGCGCCGCCGGGTTTTCGCGACTTGCAGCAGATCGGCGACGACGAAATCCGCGCCTGGCTGATCGAAGATGGCGGCCTGATCTATGGCGAATTCGCCCGCTACGAGCTCGACAACCTGTTCGACGCCATTGCGCCGTCGATCCGCCCCGGCGGCGTCATGGTCGACCTCGGTAGCGGACTGGGCAAGGTCGTGATGTCGGCGGCGCTGGCGTTCCCGTTCGAGCGCTGCATCGGTGTCGAATGCATGGGTTACCGCCATCGCATGGCCTTGCAGCGCCTGCACAATCTGCTGGTGCTGGCCGAGCGCGGCGTGGCGCACCTGCCGACGCCGCTCACCCCCTATGCCCCGCTGACCTTGCCTTTCGGCGACGCCGCCACCGGCAGCCACCTGCTCGAGCTGGCCTCGCGGATCGCCTTTGTCGAAAGCGACATGTTCAAGGTGGACGTGCGCGGCGCCAGCCTGGTGTTCTTGTACAGCACCTGTTTCGGCCCGCTGATGGACGCGCTTGCCGACAAACTGGCGCGCGAGTTGCAAGAGGGCGCGCTGGTGACGACCACCACTTACGCGCTCAAGCATCCCGCGTTCACCTTGCTGCATTACTTCCCGGCCGGCACGGTGGCCTGGACCAACGTGATGCTGTATAAACGCACCGGCACGCTGGAATCGCTGCCGCCAGCGGACATCACGCATCCGCACCAACCGGACCCGGCGGAGTGGGAAGCGCGGGCGCGCCAGGACCTGGAAGCGATGGACGCGCGGGCGCGCAGCGCCTAG
- a CDS encoding LysR family transcriptional regulator ArgP — MSRIDYRGLAALDAVIDYGSFDKAAAALSITQSAVSQRIRMLENSAGELLIVRSQPPVATEAGQRLIAHYRQVQLLEAALTEFPHAGPGAPARPEIAIAINADSAATWLQEAVAPLMSSGECLLQIRLDDQDHTMTMLREGRVFGCVTSETVQVAGTSATPLGAMRYLCVGSPAFAARWFPDGFTTEAVQHAPSLYFDRKDALQTRFIAQRTGYTGRVPHHSLSSSEGFVRFLEAGFAYGMLPLLQCEALLKAGTLVDLAPGHVLDVPLTWHIWDIQTPFTRTLSENIVATARKWLL; from the coding sequence ATGAGCCGCATCGACTATCGGGGACTGGCGGCGCTGGATGCCGTGATCGACTATGGAAGTTTCGACAAGGCCGCTGCGGCCTTATCGATCACCCAATCGGCCGTGTCGCAGCGCATCCGCATGCTGGAAAACAGCGCCGGCGAATTGCTGATCGTGCGTAGCCAGCCGCCGGTGGCGACCGAGGCCGGCCAGCGGCTGATCGCCCATTACCGCCAGGTGCAACTGCTGGAAGCGGCCTTGACCGAGTTCCCGCACGCCGGTCCCGGCGCCCCGGCCCGGCCGGAAATCGCCATCGCCATCAATGCCGACAGCGCCGCCACCTGGCTGCAGGAAGCGGTCGCTCCCTTGATGAGTTCGGGCGAGTGCCTGTTGCAGATCCGCCTGGACGACCAGGACCACACGATGACGATGTTGCGCGAAGGCCGCGTGTTCGGCTGCGTCACCAGCGAAACCGTACAAGTGGCCGGTACCTCGGCCACGCCGCTGGGGGCGATGCGGTATCTGTGCGTCGGCAGTCCGGCCTTCGCCGCGCGCTGGTTCCCGGACGGATTCACGACCGAGGCGGTGCAGCACGCGCCCAGTTTGTATTTCGACCGCAAGGATGCGCTGCAAACACGCTTTATCGCGCAGCGCACCGGCTATACGGGACGGGTGCCGCACCACTCTTTGTCCAGCTCGGAAGGGTTTGTGCGCTTTCTGGAAGCGGGATTCGCCTATGGCATGTTGCCGCTGCTGCAATGCGAAGCGCTGCTGAAGGCGGGAACGTTGGTGGATCTGGCGCCGGGCCACGTGCTGGACGTGCCGCTGACCTGGCATATCTGGGATATCCAGACGCCGTTTACCCGCACGCTGTCGGAAAATATCGTCGCGACCGCGCGTAAATGGCTGCTCTAG
- a CDS encoding LysE/ArgO family amino acid transporter has translation MEVTAFLKGMGLGGGLIVAIGSQNAYLLRQALKKEYVLTCIAICIICDVMLIGAGVAGMGRLIVEAPALLLWIKLAGAGFLFWYGVRAARSAFNPVAMKTGNDQPAASRYAVIAAMLAFSLLNPHVYLDTVVLLGSIGGQQPGDGRTYFALGAMLASVIWFCSLGLGARFLIPVFARPRAWQVLDGVIAVVMWILAVTLFL, from the coding sequence ATGGAAGTGACCGCATTTTTAAAGGGCATGGGACTGGGCGGCGGATTGATCGTCGCCATCGGATCGCAAAACGCTTATTTATTACGCCAGGCGTTGAAGAAGGAATACGTGCTGACCTGCATCGCCATTTGTATTATCTGCGACGTGATGCTGATCGGCGCCGGCGTTGCCGGCATGGGCCGGTTAATTGTCGAGGCGCCGGCGCTGCTGTTGTGGATTAAATTGGCCGGCGCCGGGTTTTTATTCTGGTACGGGGTGAGGGCGGCACGTTCCGCATTCAATCCGGTTGCCATGAAAACCGGCAATGATCAACCCGCCGCCAGCCGATATGCGGTCATCGCGGCGATGCTGGCGTTTAGTTTATTGAATCCGCATGTTTATCTCGATACCGTGGTGCTGCTTGGATCGATAGGCGGCCAGCAGCCTGGCGATGGACGGACTTATTTTGCCTTGGGAGCGATGCTGGCGTCTGTTATATGGTTTTGCAGCCTGGGTTTGGGCGCGCGATTCTTGATACCGGTGTTCGCACGTCCGCGTGCCTGGCAGGTATTGGACGGCGTCATCGCAGTGGTGATGTGGATATTGGCGGTCACCTTGTTCCTCTAG
- a CDS encoding EAL domain-containing protein, protein MPATASISGLVMLWMGARLIQAQYRYRWLGYTLVARGIFNVVSSITLGPELYLLWFAGTSILKTLSMLGLIYAVQDEIQQRYVRTIDSLSHGFLIRDRRGYVHVANERCARLLGFDRASDLIGKHVCQLLPDLTEQMADEYFRRFDAKDVKYPVTETATFRLNNGTRLPVEMMGSPYIERGRLYCLVQLLDISERKKKDDMLYQAARIDPVTGFFNRHALSAALAQEVADASVAGRECAVLFLDLDKFKRINDSFGHAIGDELLRQTAHRLYGVLRPDDLLARFGGDEFIIVIPDLAPGTATEMAARCAERVIGAMASRFDLSHHAIAVSASVGVACYPLHGSDSDMLIRNADIAMYEAKKAGRGELRFFNDAMNAAAKDALVIDGALRGAIEAGEFNLLYQAIVDARTGRLTKVEALLRWHSAELGWMPPDRFIPVAEDSGMIVAIGTWVLNEACRQMARWRGGPLDGLTISINVSAWQLADPAFVTLVEQALASNGLDGHRLELELTERVLIDDGGQVRAVLGRLRTLGVSISLDDFGTGYSSLSYLTRFQLNTLKIDRAFVMDIEHSERSNSLVNAIIAMGHSLGLQLVAEGVETAGQAAILEKMGCHYLQGYHFSRPIAPDDLLRFAGERQRSGP, encoded by the coding sequence GTGCCCGCCACCGCATCGATCAGCGGCTTGGTGATGCTGTGGATGGGCGCGCGCTTAATCCAGGCGCAATATCGTTACCGCTGGCTGGGATATACCCTGGTCGCGCGCGGAATATTCAACGTCGTCTCCTCCATTACCCTGGGACCGGAACTGTATCTGCTCTGGTTTGCCGGCACCTCCATTCTCAAGACGCTGTCCATGCTCGGCCTGATCTATGCGGTGCAGGACGAAATCCAGCAACGCTACGTGCGCACCATCGACAGTCTGAGTCATGGCTTTTTGATACGGGACCGGCGCGGCTACGTCCATGTCGCCAACGAACGCTGCGCCCGCTTGCTGGGCTTCGACCGTGCCTCCGACCTGATCGGCAAGCACGTGTGCCAGTTGCTGCCCGACCTGACCGAGCAGATGGCCGACGAGTATTTTCGCCGCTTCGATGCCAAGGACGTCAAGTATCCCGTGACCGAAACGGCAACGTTTAGATTAAACAATGGCACCCGCCTGCCGGTCGAGATGATGGGGTCGCCATACATCGAGCGCGGCCGCCTGTATTGCCTGGTCCAGCTGCTCGACATCAGCGAGCGCAAGAAAAAGGACGACATGTTGTACCAGGCCGCCCGCATCGATCCGGTGACCGGCTTTTTCAACCGCCACGCGCTGTCGGCCGCGCTGGCGCAGGAGGTCGCGGACGCGTCGGTGGCGGGGCGGGAATGCGCGGTGCTGTTCCTCGACCTGGACAAGTTCAAGCGGATCAACGATTCCTTCGGCCACGCCATCGGCGACGAACTGCTGCGCCAGACCGCCCACCGTTTATATGGCGTGCTGCGCCCGGACGACTTGCTGGCCCGTTTCGGCGGCGACGAGTTCATCATCGTCATTCCCGATCTGGCGCCGGGCACGGCGACGGAAATGGCCGCCCGGTGCGCCGAGCGCGTCATCGGCGCCATGGCCAGCCGTTTCGACCTGTCCCACCATGCGATCGCCGTGTCGGCCAGCGTCGGCGTCGCCTGCTATCCATTGCACGGAAGCGATAGCGATATGCTGATACGCAACGCCGACATCGCCATGTACGAGGCCAAGAAAGCCGGGCGGGGCGAGCTGCGGTTTTTCAACGACGCCATGAACGCCGCCGCCAAGGATGCGCTGGTGATCGACGGCGCCTTGCGCGGCGCCATCGAGGCCGGCGAATTCAATCTGCTGTACCAGGCCATCGTCGACGCCCGCACTGGCAGGCTGACCAAGGTGGAGGCGCTGCTGCGCTGGCATAGCGCCGAGCTGGGGTGGATGCCGCCGGACCGCTTCATCCCGGTCGCCGAGGACAGCGGCATGATCGTCGCCATCGGCACCTGGGTGCTCAACGAGGCCTGCCGCCAGATGGCGCGATGGCGCGGCGGCCCGCTGGACGGTTTGACGATCAGCATCAACGTCTCGGCCTGGCAATTGGCGGACCCGGCCTTTGTGACGCTGGTGGAGCAGGCGCTCGCCAGCAACGGCCTCGACGGCCACCGGCTGGAGCTGGAATTGACCGAGCGCGTGCTGATCGACGACGGCGGCCAGGTGCGCGCGGTGCTGGGGCGCTTGCGCACCCTTGGCGTGAGTATTTCGCTCGACGACTTCGGCACCGGCTATTCCTCGCTCAGCTACCTGACCCGCTTCCAGCTGAACACCTTGAAGATCGACCGCGCCTTTGTCATGGATATCGAGCACAGCGAGCGCAGCAACAGCCTGGTGAACGCCATCATCGCCATGGGACACAGCCTGGGGCTGCAACTGGTGGCGGAGGGCGTCGAGACCGCCGGCCAGGCGGCGATCCTGGAAAAGATGGGCTGCCACTACCTGCAGGGCTACCATTTCTCGCGGCCGATCGCGCCGGACGACTTGCTGCGCTTTGCCGGCGAACGGCAACGATCCGGCCCGTGA